The Etheostoma spectabile isolate EspeVRDwgs_2016 unplaced genomic scaffold, UIUC_Espe_1.0 scaffold00018250, whole genome shotgun sequence genomic interval CAAGTTAGCAAGCGAGCACAGAAGTTTAAACAGGTAGCCAAAACTAATGACTTAACAGTTCAAGTGATTAACTAAAAGTAATGATAAAATGGTTataatagttagctaaaagtcaCAAGAAAGGATAAAACATTCAGATTCACTCAAGGTAGTAGTAGCCTAGGCTAGTATACAATTGCTGAACAAACCAAACTTACCCAATAAcagttcaatttaaaaaaaaacaaaaaaaacaacaacatttaattACCCTAATACAAGTGTTTCATTTGGAACATACATTGGGAATCGATGACGGGGTACGTGAGTTCATCCCACAGAGCTATGGGAGTACCCTGgaccaaaaaggttgggaactaCTGCTTTAGACGATGTAACAACAATACAAACTGATCATCTACACTATTGTGTATATTATACTTGATACCAGACGTATCAGTACCAGTGTTGAAACCATGCTGTGAGAAAAGCTTGTCAATATGTccctaaaatgactttttcaaccaTGAGAGGGGAAATTCCTGACCCCCTTGCACCCACAACCTGGCACCTAAGCTGGTTTTCTCACATTTGAAACTACACATGTAAAAAGAAGTGGGCACATATGATCATTTGAACTTTCACATACCCGACCTTCGCTGTAACACTCACGTCAATACCTTTGATTTCTCAGAAGTTACATTTATCAGTGGCTCATGCCTAAGTGACTCTGCTTTTGTTAAACAAAAGTTCTATGAAGAAACCAGGAAAAAGTGTGTTCACATGCAAATGTTTTGCATGCAGTCTTCCTCTCAGGAGACACCACAGATGTCAGATCTGAGCTGCCTGTTGTTTTCTCATTTATCTTGCTGCACTGGAAGCTTTTCTAAAAAAATTTGTTAGATAAATCTTATCTATCCAGTGGACTGTTTTGAAGCATTGTCTGAAAACATTTCTTCCTACCGTCTTCCACTCTCTATGCTGTTGTTACCTGTTGTAGTCGTATGCTTTCTGGGTGTTAGTTTAGTGTTTTCTTGTATAAATAAGAGGTTTTTTTGTCACAGTTCTTTTTGTGTtcgtgttttctttttcaaaactcaCACCCGAGAAAGCAGAAACATGAATTACCTCATGTTTCACACCTCTCTAGGGGTTTTAGTCTACATGCTGggtttttaagttattttccCATCGacatcattaaaataaatacaaatacgaCCTTACAGCTAATTGTCTTCACTAccgaaaaaatagaaaatgatttatttgttttgaacCTTGGTAATGTCAGTTACAAGCAAATACAGTAAAGGCATAATTGAATTTAATAATAACGTATACTTTATACATCATTAATCCCGCGAGGGGAAATTTAATAAGGCTGCCAAGctacaaacatttacaaaaatctAAATCTCCCAAAATTGAACTAAAATCATATTTTTCTAACATTATTTCAAGATTCTAATATATTGGATCCTCTAAAGCACAACTGTCTTGGCTGCAAGGCAAATTGGAGACTAACTGTATCATTGTGTCTACTCAGCATGATTTCATATGCTGTGAATGCACTTTTAATGTGAGTGCAACAACTCAGGTGTATATTACTTAAACTGTCATTTGTATCTGGATTCTAATTATGAAAAAGCTTGTTATAAATGTTTGAGGTGTGATGTCtcttttattttacaacatTATTACATCATGACCTTAAACTCTGTCATCCTTAATTAACAATTGTCTTTGGCAGATTTCTTTCATTCGATTCAATATCTTATCttcataatttatttattttattatttcatttttaccaTTAAAAAACATCATGGTTTCCTCAGTTAAAAacttacaaatacacacatttcttttattctttattacaacaatatactgtatctacatTTCATAAATCATTATTCAtgcaacaaacattttacaataacaacaaaactaaattaTTGCCTTCAGTATATATACCAAAACGTTTATTTACACCTCTATATAATTGCATTCTACTAATGCTGCAAAAATTGATACGGGTTTTCATACAAGCCTACACTATACAGTATAAGAAGTATAAACAGCATGTTCAATATTTGTAGAAAGTTTGAATGAAGAAAATGTACGACAAAGGAAAGTCACATTATGTcactaattgaaaaaaaacatttttcttgcCTTGAATcagatttaacttttttatatttaaacatcCTTTGAGGGGAATATGCACAAAGTCTCTCAATATAAAAATGAACATGACAAGCTGTCATATACTAATAATCAAACAGTAACATTTCTACattcaaagtaaaagaaaagacttatGTCTTCTCCTCCAACTCAACCTGCAGCTGGGTTCTCCCACCAGTTGTTAGCTCTCTGAAGTGCCAACATTGGTGAATGAAGCTGAGGAGTTGTGGCTCCGCTGCAATTTTGGCTGCCCTATGCACTTCTTGTACAGGCGCTCGGCCCGTCGTCTGAAGTGATGGTCCAGGAAAAAGTAAATGGCTGGATTCACACAGCTGTTGAGGAAGGCCAGGCAGCACGAGACGAGGAGCCCGTTTCTTTGCCACATCTGAGCGTCACAACTCAAATCAGCATTTAAGAGGTGTGAGCTGATTATAATGACTTTGAAGACGTTGAAGGGGAGCCAGGACACCACGAAGGCCACTATGATGGAGAGGACCATCTTCAAGGAGTGTCTGCGACGGGCTTCAGCTCGAGGATTTGCAGCACAGTGGTGGTTGAGATGCACAATGATGGTGCCATAACAGAGCACAATTATTAACACTGGGAAGACAAAGTTAAGGAACGCCATGGTGAGACTCAAGCCAAGAAAAAAACTTGAGTTGTTATCTTCCACGCAGTAGAGTCCATCACCGGACGGCTCCACTCTGCGGTACACCAGGGATGGGATGCCAAGCACCAGCGAGCTCAACCACACGGCAGCACAAGTGGCACGAATGCACCTGCTGCTCCTGAGGTACCTCGAGTCCATCAGCTTCACCACCGCCAGGTAACGATCGACACTCATGCAGGTGAGAAAAAAGATGTTAGAGAAACGGTTCACAGCTATGATGTAGCTGCTCAGTTTACACAGCAGGTCCCCAATTCTCCCAAAGTCCCAATAGCCACTCTGGCTTGCAGAGATTGCCCACAGAGGCAGCGTGAGGACAAAGATGAGGTCGGCCAGGGCCAGGTTGACAACAAAAGTGTCCACCAGACGCCCACCTCTCCTCCCTTTGCTGCCCACGACTGAGATAACAAAGAGGTTCCCCAAAAAGCCTGTGAAAAATATGAGGTAATACAGTATGGGCAGGAAGATGTTGGAGCCATGCAGGTGTGAGCCAGAGCAATTAAATAAACCATCATAAGTAAAGTTGTCACTGTAGTAATCATAACTTTCATCATCTGTGTAGGTGTCCATCCTGAGAGATCACAGAGTTCTGCAGTGCATCTGTTGCATGTGGCCGGGTGGTTAGTCTGACAATGTCAACATGCTGCTACTAGATATTGACTGTGAaaccacagaaaaaaatataccCTATTTCAGCTCTCTTCCTCTTACTCTTCAAAGTTGTCCTCCCTTGACTGTCTGTGAAACTTCCTCTCAGCGCCCATTCACATGTGTGGGCCAAAAGactgaatgttttttaaattagtttgacACTGATGTAATATAACAGTTTGAAGCTTGATGAGCAATAAGAAACTCTGATATTATACAATACGAAGTGGGGCTGTAAGGTGTCTTATAGGGAGCCAATACAATCTTTTGCACTACTTCCTAAAAGCTTGAAAGCCCTTTTAAGTTTACAATTGCAGCTTTTTGATCTATTCATAAATTCCCTGTTGCAAAATATTTCCCAagacagacagtgtgtgtgtgtgtgtgtgtgtgtgtgtgtgtgtatatttcacAGATATTTTCTCAAATTAGTTGTCACATCTGCCttttaaatatagaaaataaaccTTATCTTTATGAGAATGATCTACCACAGAATGTCTTGTATCGTAGTGTATCAGATGTGTGTCACCAGTAGGGGGCATGTAAGATTTacttgttttttaacataagcAAATGTCACTGATCttctggaaaagaaaatgtttgctTCGCAGATAATTTCGTACTCATTAGTGAAAACATGCTTCCGTTTCAAGCCATGAAGGAGCAGTTAGAAATTTATGAATATTTCTTCCATCTATCCATTTATTCTCTATCCAAACCACCGCTTTTGAATAGCTTTGTATGTCCTCAACACATACTGCATATATGTACAGATGctgcatatatgtatatatttgcaGTGAGTACTGTAATGTGCAGTCTCTGCTCTTATATTGCCTTACGCTTGTACCACATGCAGTAgtgtttgtttaattttcaagcTGCAGAATTTG includes:
- the LOC116679859 gene encoding probable G-protein coupled receptor 25, whose translation is MDTYTDDESYDYYSDNFTYDGLFNCSGSHLHGSNIFLPILYYLIFFTGFLGNLFVISVVGSKGRRGGRLVDTFVVNLALADLIFVLTLPLWAISASQSGYWDFGRIGDLLCKLSSYIIAVNRFSNIFFLTCMSVDRYLAVVKLMDSRYLRSSRCIRATCAAVWLSSLVLGIPSLVYRRVEPSGDGLYCVEDNNSSFFLGLSLTMAFLNFVFPVLIIVLCYGTIIVHLNHHCAANPRAEARRRHSLKMVLSIIVAFVVSWLPFNVFKVIIISSHLLNADLSCDAQMWQRNGLLVSCCLAFLNSCVNPAIYFFLDHHFRRRAERLYKKCIGQPKLQRSHNSSASFTNVGTSES